One genomic region from Cardiocondyla obscurior isolate alpha-2009 linkage group LG19, Cobs3.1, whole genome shotgun sequence encodes:
- the Vib gene encoding phosphatidylinositol transfer protein alpha isoform, with product MLIKEYRVTLPLTVEEYQVAQLYSVAEASKNNTGGGEGIEVLKNEPFTDYPLLGGKYSSGQYTYKIYHLASKVPAFIRILLPKNSLEIHEEAWNAYPYCKTVITNPGYMKDNFVIMIESFHIGDVGNQHNVHELPPDKLKIREVVHIDIANDPIASADYKDDEDPSKFKSQKTGRGPLVGKDWKHNVQPVMTCYKLVTCEFKWFGLQTRVEGFIQKAERRLFTNFHRQVFCWIDRWYGLTMEDIRAIEDNTKEELDRQRHQGEVRGMRADD from the exons ATGCTCATCAAGGAATA ccGTGTCACTCTGCCCCTTACAGTGGAAGAG tatCAAGTAGCTCAACTGTATTCTGTAGCAGAGgctagtaaaaataatacaggCGGTGGAGAAGGCATTGAAGTATTGAAGAATGAGCCATTTACAGATTATCCGTTACTTGGTGGAAAGTATTCATCAGgccaatatacatataagattTATCACTTAGCTAGTAAAGTGCCTGCTTTTATTCGCATTTTACTGCCAAAGAACTCGTTGGAGATCCACGAAGAGGCTTGGAACGCTTACCCGTATTGTAAGACAGTCATAACT AATCCAGGGTACATGAAGGATAATTTCGTGATTATGATAGAGTCCTTTCACATTGGCGATGTTGGCAATCAGCATAAT GTTCACGAATTGCCGCCCGATAAGCTTAAAATAAGAGAGGTAGTGCATATAGATATTGCCAATGATCCGATCGCCAGTGCCGATTACAAGGACGATGAGGATCCATCAAAATTTAAGTCCCAAAAAACGGGACGAGGTCCTTTAGTTGGAAAAGACTGGAAGCACAATGTTCAACCTGTAATGACGTGCTACAAGCTAGTCACTTGTGAATTCAAATGGTTCGGTCTACAGACCCGCGTCGAAGGATTCATTCAGAAGGCGGAACGACGCTTGTTCACCAATTTCCATAGGCAAGTGTTTTGCTGGATAGATCGTTGGTATGGTTTAACCATGGAGGATATTAGAGCAATCGAAGACAATACTAAAGAAGAATTAGACAGG CAAAGACATCAAGGTGAAGTACGGGGTATGCGAGCTGATGATTGA
- the LOC139109910 gene encoding uncharacterized protein: MEVKTSDIPDSIYYYPCPLLFNNLMKIDNDESLNSAEKSALINIQNLMEYINMVKDDDWTDVIKKKLNEVFVLSNNKFIANYLVKHDILKTILKEVGGNLNLADIVLCIIINVCNTDSKIIHLIGKDSEFVNSILYYGTYRINKVLSNVIKIINLAIQVLQDNPQSEWLTHLQHSSTIIEDCIIMILKSHNQFNETLVITIIDLLWKMIKTTVSGWPSLLDFLFSTHILIYPLINFCQQVTKLKTDKPIDVYFIDKWLSIMIHAKTSLESLFELNDEKHKYTFLYALNCLLHLYKEQESFSLSQLRIHSVNYAVILKYIFLLAYIRNKFYIPVKMDHTLMQIMLKIKTVLDAEKMTNKEEQSFTKLKDFYIYLEDIWLTITQLDSSADIKRLIEPFNIKDQQYFLNLPQCEYQNFYKKFKTESETPRKLMNRVTDIAGKFYVKL, encoded by the exons atggAAG taaaaactAGTGATATACCAGATTCTATTTACTATTATCCATGTCCACTTTTGTTCAATAATTTGATGAAGATTGATAATGATGAATCTTTAAACAGTGCTGAAAAAAGTgccttaattaatattcaaaactTAATGGAATACATTAATATG GTAAAAGATGATGATTGGACAGatgtgataaagaaaaaacttaatGAAGTATTTGTTTTGAGCAACAATAAGTTTATAGCAAATTATCTTGTTAAACATGATATCTTGAAAACAATTCTAAAAGAAGTTGGcggaaatttaaatttagct gacaTAGTTCTTTGtatcattattaatgtttGCAACACAGattcaaaaataatacacTTAATAGGTAAAGATTCTGAATTTGTTAACTCAATCTTATATTATGGGACATAcagaattaataaagtattatcaaatgttataaaaattataaatttggcAATACAAGTTTTACAAGATAATCCTCAATCAGAATGGTTGACTCATTTACAACATTCATCTACAATTATTGAAGACTGCataattatgatattaaaGTCTCACAATCAGTTTAAtg AAACATTGgtaattacaataattgaTCTACTCTGGAAAATGATTAAGACAACAGTGTCGGGTTGGCCTAGTCTTCTAGATTTCTTATTCAGtacacatattttaatttatccattgataaatttttgtcAACAAGTTACAAAATTGAAAACAGACAAGCCGAtagatgtatattttattgacaAATGGCTGTCAATAATGATTCATGCAAAAACAAGTTTAGAAtctttatttgaattaaatgacgaaaaacacaaatacacatttttatatgctCTAAATTGTCTGTTACATCTATATAAAGAACAAGAATCTTTTTCACTAAGCCAACTACGAATACATAGTGTTAATTATGCGGTAatcttgaaatatatatttttattggcaTATATTCGCAATAAGTTTTATATTCCTGTAAAAATGGATCATActttaatgcaaataatgtTGAAGATTAAAACAG TTTTAGATGCAGAAAAAATGACTAATAAAGAAGAACAAAGTTTCACGAAAttgaaagatttttatatatatcttgaAGATATTTGGCTGACAATTACACAACTCGATTCAAGTGCAGATATCAAAAGATTAATTGAACCATTTAACATCAAAGACCAGCAATATTTCTTGAATCTTCCTCAATGTGAATATCAgaacttttacaaaaaatttaagacTGAATCGGAGACACCAAGAAAACTTATGAATCGTGTAACAGACATAGCgggaaaattttatgttaaacttTAA